The stretch of DNA TTACTGGCTTTATTCAATATTAATAGATAGGAAGTTAAGCATATCAAGGGATAAACTCGCAGAGAAACTGAGGAGGTATGGCATTGAAACAAGAAACTTTTTCTACCCATTACATGAAATGCCACCATACCGAGGGTATGCAAATCTTTCGTACCCTGTATCAACAGATATCTCATGTAGAGGATTAAATCTTCCATCAAGCGTAAAACTTAATGACAAAGATATAGCTTATATCGCGCAAAAAATCAAAGAGGTCATAAAGGGATTTTAGCTAACTGCTAAATTGGGCTAAACATGGCTGTGAGCACATCGGTATTGACCTTGCAATCAGGGTTACGGGATTCTGGAGCTGATACTATCGTTTATCGCAACGAATGTTGCAACACCTGTCATTAGCTCTAAGCATACATGGATGGCTGGCGGGCTCCTGAGGGACTACGCGGAGGATTTCGAGGTTGAGGGGGTGGCCGTGAGGGGGCTGGCGAGGGAGGCTGAGGTGGCCGTTGCGGCGGCCCACGCGGTGTACAAGGAGCACATGGTTCTGCTCATCGACTGCCTGACCTTGGAGCGGTGGCTGTCGAGGAGGGCTGTGGAGGCTTCGAGGGAGCTGGGGGTTGAGAGGGCGCTCTGGGTGGCGCTCTCTGCGTGCAGGTCGATTCGGGCTGGGTCCGCTGAGGCTCCCTACAGGCTGCCGTTCCCGCTCCTGGCTGGGGTCTACGCGGAGAAGACTCTGGGTGATGCGTGGTTCAGGGGGACTCTGCCGAACGCTCTCAGGTACCTTGCGGGGAGGGAGGGGGCGGGCCGCGTACTGCTGTCGAGGCTGACTAGGAGGAGCTACTGAGCCCTCGGCGGGTTGCGGGTGGTTGGTGTGGCTTTGGGTGTTGAGGGTGTTTCTGTTGTCACGACTACGTTTAACGAGAGGGAGTATGTTGGGGTGTTTGTGGAGCGGGTTCGGGGTGCTTTGCGGGGTGTTCGGCACGAGGTGGTTGTGGTGGATGACTCGTCGCCTGATGGGACGTACTTGGAGGCTGCTCGGTGGGCTGATAGGGCTGTGTTGGTGCGGGGTGCTGGGCAGACGGGTGGGCTTGCGGTGGGGTTGGGGGTTGCGAGGTACCCGGTGGTGGTTACGCTGGACGTTGACCTTGAGAACCCGCCGGAGCTGATCCCGGTGCTTTTGAGGGAGTTCGCGGGGAGGGGGCTTGACCTGCTGGTGGCGTCGAGGGCGTGGCTGCCGCGCTTCTCGGAGAGGGTGGCGTCGGCGACTGTGGGTAGGGTTGTGGGGGTGGGGGACGTGTTCTCGAACTTCAGGGTTTACAGGCGGGGGCTGTTCGCGGGCTTCAGGCCTGTGCTGGGCGAGACCTTCGGCGGGGAGCTGCTCGCCTATGCTTGGGCGAGAGGGTTCAGGCTTGGGGAGCTGGTGTACGAGCCGCCCCCCAGGAGGGCTAGGCCGAGGATCGGGGGCAGGGTTAGGGCGAACGCGAGGATACTCGCGGCGACGGGGAAGCTACTGCTCTACCTGGCATCCCAGGGGGCTCCGCGGGCAAGGCTAGCGCGCGTGGTGGTGCGGGGACCCTGGCCTCGGCTCTTCTGAGACGCTTTCCTGGCTCTGCCGGCAATCCACGGGAAGCCTCGGGGGAAGCAGAGGAGAAGCATAAATCAAA from Infirmifilum sp. NZ encodes:
- a CDS encoding glycosyltransferase; translated protein: MALGVEGVSVVTTTFNEREYVGVFVERVRGALRGVRHEVVVVDDSSPDGTYLEAARWADRAVLVRGAGQTGGLAVGLGVARYPVVVTLDVDLENPPELIPVLLREFAGRGLDLLVASRAWLPRFSERVASATVGRVVGVGDVFSNFRVYRRGLFAGFRPVLGETFGGELLAYAWARGFRLGELVYEPPPRRARPRIGGRVRANARILAATGKLLLYLASQGAPRARLARVVVRGPWPRLF